The Aliivibrio salmonicida LFI1238 genome contains the following window.
AAATAAGTTCATTGTTCCACCTCATTTAACTTGATAATTGGGTGTGATTTTTTTTCCATTGCTTGTGTAATCGCCAAATAGCAGTGTTCTGCACGATAACCTTGAGTAAGGTGAGCCCCTGATGCCCCTAATTTCTTTAAGAGATTCGGTTGAGTGCTGGCTTGAGCAATTCGATGTTGAAGGGCTGGAATATCATTGGCTTGATATTTTAGGCAGTTCTCGTTATGCGTTAACACAAGATCCCAAAATGCGCCATCGGAAGGAATAATGACGCACATACCCGCCATTAGAGCTTCTAGAATAGAAAGACCAAAAGGTTCTTGATGACTTGTGGATACAAAAATATTACTTCTTTTTCGTAGATCATTGAGGTTTGATGGTTGGTGATACCAGATGATACCGTCTATATCTTGTGGTGCTGATATGGTAGGTAATACATTGTTTTCTGGTGTTAAATAGCATATTTTTGTTGGTGTTCGTTGTTCTTTTGGGGTACTTATTATCGCTTCAAGTAATAAATCGAGTCCTTTCCATTTTAAGGTTGAAGCAGCCCAAAATACGCATGGTGAGTGATACTGGCATTGTGAAGGTAGATTTTTTTTACCAATCCCATTTACGAAAGAATCAAAGTGATGAGTGGTAAGTAAGTCTTCTTGCTTTTGTTGCTGAATTTGCTCTGATTCTTTTCGCCATACTTGTTTGATAGCCGCAACTAATGAAGGTAAAGCGCTTTTTAAATAGAAGACATGCTCGGCATGGCAAAGGCACAATCCAATGGATCGTGACAACCCAACAGGTCCATGAATAAGTTGAGTAATTTGGTAACCAAATAGCCATTTCATTAAGTAGATTGGCATATCAATCCCCGGCCCTGAAGCACCTACAGCAATGTGTATTTTTCCATAAAAAATTCGAGTGTAAATTAGCCAAAAACAAAAATAGAATTGTCTTAGCCAATACCCTTTTCCCTGTTCTGATAAAGGAAGCCAGTTTGGGTGGGACATTTTCACTATTTCGACATTTCTTAATAGCCAAGAGCACGGGTTTGCGGTAAGAATGGTGATGTGATTGCTTTTTCTATCGAGTAAGTCCAACATTTCGCGAGTGGCGACTTTTGAGCCTCCCGCATAAGCAATCGGGTCGAGAACCAAAATATGATTGGATTTATTCATGATGAGTCTCCTTACTTAGGGTTTCATTTACACCGAAGCTAGAGACAATATGATGATGAAAAAACAGCGTGGACATATAACGAAGACGACTGAAAATAGGCGTAATTGCGGCCCATAATGGTCGAGAATAAGTCTCTTCATTTGAGGTGTTTAGTTGTTGTTCGTAGTGTTTTTCAAATTGTTTTGCGTATTCAGGCAAAGTGAAGTTTCGATATACAATTTCTTTTCCTTTGACTCCCATCTCTTTTGTTAAACGTGGGTTTTGAATAAAAACCATGATCGCTTTTGCAAATGATTCACTGTCGTTTGGTTGAGTGAGAAACCCGGTTTCATAATGGGAAATCACTTCTGGAATGCCTCCAACCATTGGAGCAATGACCGGTAACTTGGCTAAAGAGGCTTCAATAAGAGCAAGGCCAAATGCTTCGTCTCTTGCGCCACTAATATAAGCATTCATGCCACTTTTTAGAAGACCAACAACGTTGTCTCGTTCGCCTAAAAAATGAATGTTATTATGGAGTTGAAGGTGGTTTGCTTGTTGCTCTAATTGTGCTCGTTCTTCTCCTTCGCCGATAACAATCAAATGAATGTTAAGCATGACAGCATCCAATTTATGCAAGCTATCAATAATTAGATCAACGCCTTTTCTATGAATTAATGATCCTGATGTTGCCAAAACAAAGGCGCTACTGTCTATTCCCAGTTGTTGACGTAATGGGGTCGTGCGTTGAGCATTTAATTTTGTAGTATCAATACTATTAGGGATAACGGTTAGGTTTTTTCGGTTGTATCCATCATGAAGCAATTCTTCACCTATCGCGTTACTTACCGTAATAAGGCTAGGGCTAAAATGAATGCCTAAGGTTAAGCGGTCACGAAGTGGGTATTGGGTGTGTAAGTGAGTAATTAAAGGCGTATGAGTGTGGCGTGCCACTGGGTTCATCCACTGACATGGTGCGGCACTGTTACAGTGAATTAAGTCAACCTGATGAGTATCCACAATCTCTTTACCTTGTTGGTATAGCTGATACCAATTAGATAATGAGAATTTAGGTGCTTTCCACCCTAATAATAAAGTGAAGGGGGTGACATAAACGGCGCTGACTTGCTTGTTTACTTCATCGGCAAGGCGCTGTTGGTTACACCAAAGGATGCACTCAAATTTTTGATGATTAATGCTTTTGATGAGATTAATCAAGCAGATTTCACTGCCTCTGATCCAATCATCGCCATAATGCACAAACAATAATGTTGTTTTTGATTTGGTTGACATCTCATCACCTTCCTTTTTATCGAAAATTCTTGATATAAGGAATAGAGCAAAGGGAGTGCCAACTCGAATGTGTTTTTATCTCATTGATTTTTATTGTTATATTTTATTTTATTTGTGTTTTTCTCAAATTGAGAATCGCGATATTCAATTTGAGAAGCATTACGTATTGGCGTAAATCGCAAATAGCTGAGGGATAATGGCTTGCGTAGAAAAGTCGGTTTGAATGGTTTGCTGTGCGGATG
Protein-coding sequences here:
- a CDS encoding glycosyltransferase family 4 protein, which encodes MSTKSKTTLLFVHYGDDWIRGSEICLINLIKSINHQKFECILWCNQQRLADEVNKQVSAVYVTPFTLLLGWKAPKFSLSNWYQLYQQGKEIVDTHQVDLIHCNSAAPCQWMNPVARHTHTPLITHLHTQYPLRDRLTLGIHFSPSLITVSNAIGEELLHDGYNRKNLTVIPNSIDTTKLNAQRTTPLRQQLGIDSSAFVLATSGSLIHRKGVDLIIDSLHKLDAVMLNIHLIVIGEGEERAQLEQQANHLQLHNNIHFLGERDNVVGLLKSGMNAYISGARDEAFGLALIEASLAKLPVIAPMVGGIPEVISHYETGFLTQPNDSESFAKAIMVFIQNPRLTKEMGVKGKEIVYRNFTLPEYAKQFEKHYEQQLNTSNEETYSRPLWAAITPIFSRLRYMSTLFFHHHIVSSFGVNETLSKETHHE
- a CDS encoding glycosyltransferase family 4 protein, with the protein product MNKSNHILVLDPIAYAGGSKVATREMLDLLDRKSNHITILTANPCSWLLRNVEIVKMSHPNWLPLSEQGKGYWLRQFYFCFWLIYTRIFYGKIHIAVGASGPGIDMPIYLMKWLFGYQITQLIHGPVGLSRSIGLCLCHAEHVFYLKSALPSLVAAIKQVWRKESEQIQQQKQEDLLTTHHFDSFVNGIGKKNLPSQCQYHSPCVFWAASTLKWKGLDLLLEAIISTPKEQRTPTKICYLTPENNVLPTISAPQDIDGIIWYHQPSNLNDLRKRSNIFVSTSHQEPFGLSILEALMAGMCVIIPSDGAFWDLVLTHNENCLKYQANDIPALQHRIAQASTQPNLLKKLGASGAHLTQGYRAEHCYLAITQAMEKKSHPIIKLNEVEQ